The Eubacterium ventriosum genome includes the window GGAACGCCGGTTCTTGGTGCTAATATTGGAGGAATTCCTGAACTTATATCTGTAGGCAGTACAGGAGAGTTATTTGAAAGTGGTAATGGAGAAGATTTAAAGAATAAAATCGAAGAATTGTGGAATCACAAAGAAAAGTTAGATAAATACAGTGAAAACTGTAAAGATATTAACTTTGATACGATTGAAGAATATTGTAATAAATTGATTAAGATATATGAATAAAAGGGAAAAGGGAGAGAACGTAATGGCAGAGAAAAAATTAAATGGTACAGTTATCGTAACATACAGATGTAACGCACGTTGTTCAATGTGTAACAGATACAAAGCACCATCAAAACCGGAAGAAGAAATTTCAATAGAAACAATCAAGAAGTTACCTAAGATGTACTTTACAAATATAACAGGCGGGGAACCTTTTATACGTACAGACTTGAAGGACATTGTTAGAGAATTATATAAGAAGAGTGATAGAATCGTTATTTCAACTAATGGGTTCTTCACAGATAGAATTGTTGACTTATGCAAGGAATTTCCTAATATCGGAATTCGTATTTCAATTGAAGGTCTTGAACAGACAAACAATGAAATCCGTGGATTGGATGACGGATATAACAAAGGCTATACAACACTTAAAAAATTACGCGAAATGGGAATGAAGGATGTTGGTTTCGGCATGACAGTTCAGGACAAGAATGCACCTGACTTAGTACCACTTTATGAAATCTCTAATGAAATGGGAATGGAGTTTGCAACTGCTTCGTTACATAACAGTTTCTATTTCGTAGAAGCAAAGAATATAATCAAAGACCGTCCGATGGTAGCAAAGAATTTCGAAGATTTAATTAACGAATTGCTTAGATCAAAGAGTCCTAAGAAATGGATGAGAGCTTACTTTAATCACGGACTTATTAATTATATTTATGGACAGAAAAGATTACTGCCTTGTGATATGAGTTTTGACACATTCTTTATTGATCCATACGGAGATGTAATGCCATGTAACGGAACAAAAGATAAAGAAGTGATGGGTAACTTAAACAACCAGAGCTGGGATGAATTATGGAATAGCCCTGAAGCAGAACAGGTTAGAGCAAAGGTTCGTTGCTGTGATAGAGATTGTTGGATGATAGGTTCAGTGTCTCCTGCAATGCATAAGTACATTTGGAAACCTGGGTTCTGGGTACTTAAACATAAGTTTAAAGCTTTGTTTAGCAAACATCCATATAGCATGTATGAGAATAAAATTGTACGTGACTACAGA containing:
- a CDS encoding radical SAM protein produces the protein MAEKKLNGTVIVTYRCNARCSMCNRYKAPSKPEEEISIETIKKLPKMYFTNITGGEPFIRTDLKDIVRELYKKSDRIVISTNGFFTDRIVDLCKEFPNIGIRISIEGLEQTNNEIRGLDDGYNKGYTTLKKLREMGMKDVGFGMTVQDKNAPDLVPLYEISNEMGMEFATASLHNSFYFVEAKNIIKDRPMVAKNFEDLINELLRSKSPKKWMRAYFNHGLINYIYGQKRLLPCDMSFDTFFIDPYGDVMPCNGTKDKEVMGNLNNQSWDELWNSPEAEQVRAKVRCCDRDCWMIGSVSPAMHKYIWKPGFWVLKHKFKALFSKHPYSMYENKIVRDYRDGKVTKEELDKCSTCDMCATINDGLSDASREQLKDKSGEEIVDADIAKQMEE